The DNA segment GGCGAAGCGCGAGGTCCACGGCCTCGGAGCCCGAGTTGACGAGCATCACCGTGTCGAGGCCGTCCGGGGCGAGCGCCGCGAGCCGTTCCGAGAGCTCGACCACGGCCGCGTAGTGGAAGCGCGAGTTGGTGTTGAGGCGCCGCATCTGGGCGTCGATGGCGTCCGCGAGCCGAGGCTCGCCGTGCCCCAGGATCGCGACGTTGTTCACCATGTCGAGGTAGCCGCGACCGTCCGTGTCGATCAGATGGTGCCGCCAGCCGCGCTCGATCTGCGGAGGTGCGGCGTAGTAGTGCTCCTGGACTCGCGCGAACGCGGCATCGCGACGGACCGCGAGGTCGGCCGCCTCATCCGCCTCGAGCGGCGAAGGGGCGCGCCCGAGCAGAGGCGCGGGATCGGGACAGATGTCGCGCCAGGCGCGCGCCTGCGACGGCCGGACGTGGGTGGGCGGCACGAGGCGCGGGTCGCGGACGTGGTGGACGGAGACGATGCGGTGGCCACCCTCGTCCCCCGGCTCCCCCGTCACGACGCCGATCATGTCGCCCAGGCCGACCCGGTCGCCGTCGGCCGCCTGCGGCGAGACGCCGGTGAGCCGCACCGCGGAGCCGCCGTCGAGCACGAGGACCGTCCCCTCCCGCGTGTGGAGGACTCCCGCGGCCGGCGCGACGACGGCGGTGCCGGCACGCACCGCCACCTCGACCGCGAGCGCCACCGAGGAGGGCACACCCGCAAGGCCCGCCTGCGCGGTGAGGCGTCGTTCGCCATACGCGGTCACGGCCGCGCCGTGGCGCGTCGCGAGCGACAGGAGCGCCGCGCGGGCATTGCTCGGGTCCAGGAACGCTCCAGAGTCATGCACGCGCGAGGGGACGGAGAGGTCGAGCACCGGCGCAGCGCCGAGGCCCTCGATCATCACGCTCAGGGCGGGTGGCGGGGCTGACATCCGTCCGAGCCGGTGCCTGATCAGCAGCTCCGCCTCATCGAGGCCCGTCTCGAGAGCGCGCTCGAGCATCCTGCGCTCAAGCGGCACGCGGACCTTGGCGTAGGTGTTGCCTGGGTCGTCCGCGAGCACGCGGCCCCCGGAGGCCACGAGCACCGCGGCGCGCACGCGCACCGCGGGCCACAGCGCCTCGATCTCTGTGTCGGTGAGCGGCATCTTGCGGTCGAAGGCCTCGATCGCCGCGAGCGCAAGACCGAGCGGGTCCCCCTCGTGCTGGAACAGCGAGCAGGCGGCGATCGCGGCCTCGGCCACGACCCACCCGAGTCCCAGGTCCCCGAAGTCGATCACGCCCTCGACGCTGCCTGAGGCGTCGCCGACGAGGTTGTCCCCCGTGACGTCACCGTGCACGGCCTGCACCCGGAGCTCGTGCCGCCGCCGCGCGAGGCGCTCGAGCGATCCGTCGAGGGCACAGTCGATGTCCGCGAGGGTGGCGGCGTCGAGATGGCCGCGGGCGTCCTGCACGACCCTCGCCGCCTCCCGCAGATCCCAGTCGCCCCCGGCTGCGAGCCCCGGATGCGTGAAGGTCGCGAGCGCGGCGGTGAGGCGGCCCGCCACGGCGCCGACGCGGGCGGCCGTGTCCGCGTCGAGCCTCGCGCTCGTCGTCGGGCTCTGTCCGGGGACGAACTCGAGCAGCCGCGCGGCCCGTCTCTCGGCGCCCCAGGCGAGGACCCGCACGAGGGATCCGTCGACCGTGGGCAGCGCCACGGGAGCAGCCAGCCTCGGCTCCACCTCCCGCAGATGTGCGAGCGCGGCGTTCTGCGCGTCGAGCGCATCCCTGGCGATCCCGCTGTGACTGATCTTGAGGACGTAGCGCGCGCCGTCCGTCGCGGTGACACGCGCGTTGAGGTCCTCGTTCGAACCGAGCAGGCGCACGGCCTGGACGTCGATGCCGAAGGTGTCGCGAGAGATGTCCCGTGCGCGGGCCTCGTCCCACGAGACCGCGTGAATGTCAGCCATGGTGCAGGAATCGTCCCACGCGAAGGGCCCCGGCACCATACGGTGCCGGGGCCCTTGCGACGAGCTTGCGAGACGTCAGGCAGACGCCTCCGTGAGCGCCTGGACGTCGGCCTCGTTGAGCTCGAGGCGCATCGACGCGAGCAGCGTGTCGAGCTGGCTCGCGTTGCGGGCCGACGCGATCGGCGCGGCAACCGTGGGCTGAGCCTTGAGCCACGCGAGGGCGACCGAGGCGACCTCGGCCTCGTGCTCGAGCGCGACGCGATCGAGGGCGGCGAGCACGCGGCGGCCGCGGTCGTCCAGGTAGGCGGACGCCTCTGCCGCGCGGGGGCTGTCGACCGCGGACTCTGCCTCGCGGTACTTGCCCGTGAGGAAGCCCTTCGCGAGACCCCAGTACGGCAGCACGCCAAGCCCATGACGCACCGCGGCGTCGCGCAGCGCGCCCTCGAAGTCGCGCTCCATGAGGTTGTAGTGGGGCTGGAGCGCGACCGGCTTGTGCAGCCCGTGCGCGTCGGCCGCGGCGAGCCATGCGTCGATCCGCTCGGCGGAGAAGTTGGAGATGCCGATCTCGCGCACCAGGCCGTCATCCACGAGCTTCGAGAAGGCCTCCGCGGTCTCCTCGATCGGGTCGTCGTGGTCGAAGTGCGCGTAGTACAGGTCGATGCGGTCCGTGCCGAGGCGCTTGAGCGAGGCCTCCGCTGCGGCGCGGATGGTCGCGGCGGACAGACCGGAGAACTCCGAGTGCTCGGAGACCTTGGTGGCGATCAGGACGTCGTCGCGGCGACCGTGCGCCTCGAGCCACGCGCCGATGACGGACTCCGACTCGCCTCCGGCGTGGCCGGGGGCCCAGGCCGAGTAGACGTCGGCGGTGTCGATGAGCAGGCCCCCGCCGTTGACGAAGCCGTCGAGCACGGAGAAGGAGGCGTCAGCATCGGCCGTCCAGCCGAAGACGTTGCCGCCGAGCGCGAGGGGCGCGTTCGACAGGTCGAGGGAACCGAGGGTCATCGCTGTATCCGTATTCACTGTCATACACGCGTCAACGTTCAGGCGACGCCGAGAATTTCCCTCGTCACATGAAGAATCCGAGGACGAGACCCGCGAGCGCGAGCGCGAGTGTGTCGTGCGCGGCGTCGATCAGGGTGATCCCGGCGGGGCGCTGCGCGAAGCCGTTGTGGATGAGGTGCGCACCCGTGCGGAACGCGAGGCCGACGATGAGGCCGAGCACCAGGCCGTCGACGGGGCCGGACGCGCCGAGACCCGCCATCAGCATGGCGAGCGCAAGGATGCCGAGCACGTTGCCGAGGATCATCTGCCCGAAGACCGGGCCCATGTTGGCGTTCTGCAGCTTCTCGAGGTCCAGGTTCCCGAGCCGGGCCCACACGGGGAAGAACGCCCACTGCGAGTACCAGAGCCAACCGAAGATGAACGACGCGACGAACGCGAGCAGCACTCCGAGCCAGCTCACGTCGCCGAAGGACAGCCACTCCATCACGACCTCCATGCGGCACCGTTCCGGGGTCGATGCCTGGGATCAGTATGGCGCGCGGCCCGCCGTCGCGTCAGATGTCGAAGCCGAGGTTCTCGCGGCGCTTGTCGAAGAAGGCGCTGTACTCCTCGCACTGGTCGCGGACCGCGTCGATCGCGGAGCGCTCGCGCTGCATCGACTGGCGCTTGATCGCCCAGCGCTGGATCATCCCGAGCCTCGCCTCGAGCGTCGACGTGACGGTGACCTTCGCGCCGCCCTCCGCGTCCTCGATCTGCCAGCGCGACGTCGACGTCATCTGCGCGTTGAGGGCCTGCTTCACGAGCAGCCGCGGCTTCTCCGCCTCAAGGGTCTCCTCGGTGACGATGAACTCGGTCTTGCCCACCTTGTGCTTGGTCCGGGTGCGGCAGCCGGTCTCCCCCATCACGCCGTCGAGCACCTCGATCTCGGTGATGTCCCCTCGCGACCGCGCGAAGTCGATCGGGTCGGTGAGCAGGTTCCACAGCTCGAGGGCACTCGCGCGGACGAACCCCTCGACGGTGTACTCCTCGATGTACGGAACGGCGGCCACGAGCACTCCTTCTTCGCTGACGGACGCGCCCAGCCTACGGGCCCCGCGACCGCGCGACCCACAACCAGCGCTTGCCCCAGCATCGGGCGCGGCGCTACCCTGGCCGCATCGCACAGGGAGGAAACGGGATGAGCAACGAGAGCAGCGTCGTCGCGACGCACGCTCCTGCCCTCGTCACCTGTGCCATGTGCATGCCCTGCATGCCCACCGCCTGCCGCTGTCTCTAGAGCGCTGGCGCAGGCCCCCGACAACCCGGCACACCCGGGTCCGGGTCCCCTCACCAGTGCTCGCCCCAGGTTTTCCTGCCATGCTCAGGAATGCCGACCCGACGCTTCGGCGTTACCCACCCCGGAAAACAACAGCTAAGGAAACACCTCACCATGGCACGCATCTACGACGACGCGACCAAGCTCATCGGCAACACCCCGCTCGTGCGGATCAACAAGCTCACCGAGGGCGTCGGCGCGACGGTGCTCGGCAAGCTCGAGTTCTACAACCCCGCCAACTCGGTCAAGGACCGCCTCGGAGTCGCGATCGTCGACGCCGCCGAGGCGTCCGGCGAGCTCCAGCCCGGCGGCACGATCGTCGAGGCGACGTCGGGCAACACCGGCATCGCGCTGGCGATGGTCGGCGCGGCTCGCGGCTACAACGTGGTCATCACGATGCCCGAGACGATGTCCAAGGAGCGCCGCGCGCTGCTGCGCGCGTTCGGCGCCGAGCTGATCCTCACCCCGGGTGCCGAGGGCATGGCCGGCGCGCTCAACGCGGCGGAGAAGGTGCTCGCGGAGCGTCCCGGCGCGATCCCCGCGAAGCAGTTCGCGAACGCCGCCAACCCGGAGATCCACCGCAAGACGACGGCCGAGGAGATCTGGGCCGACACCGACGGCGAGGTCGACATCGTCGTGGCCGGCATCGGCACCGGCGGCACCATCACGGGCGTCGGCGAGGTGCTCAAGGCGAAGAAGCCGTCCGTGCAGATCGTCGCGGTCGAGCCCGCCGAGTCCCCGATCCTCAACGGCGGCCAGGCCGGCCCGCACAAGATCCAGGGCATCGGCCCGAACTTCGTGCCCGAGATCCTCAACACCGAGATCTACGACGAGGTCTTCGACGTCGACGCCGAGACCGCGATCGCGACCTCGCGCGCGGCCGCTCGCCAGGAGGGCCTGCTCGTCGGCATCTCCTCGGGCGCGGCGCTGCACGCCGCGATCGAGGTCGGCAAGCGCCCCGAGAACGCCGGCAAGACCATCGTCGCGATCATCCCGTCGTTCGGTGAGCGCTACCTGTCCTCGGTCCTCTACTCGGACCTGATGGACTGACGCTCCCGCGTCGTACGAAGACACCCCGGAAGGAGCACCCAGATGACGGACAAGCCGAGAGGGCTCGCCCTCATGGCGGAGGACGTGCGCGCCGCGAAGGATCGCGACCCCGCCGCGCCCTCATCGTTCGTCATCTGGGTCTCCTACCAGGGCGTTCACGCAGTCTGGTATCACCGCGTGGCCCACTGGCTGTGGCTGCGCGGACGCCGCTCGTTCGCGCGCCTGATCTCCCAGCACGCGCGGCACATGACCGGGATCGAGATCCACCCCGGCGCCCAGCTGGGTCGTCGAGTGTTCATCGACCACGGCATGGGCGTCGTGATCGGAGAGACCGCCGTCGTCGGCGACGACGTGCTGATGTTCAACAACATCAACCTCGGCGGCACCTCGATGAGCCACGGGAAGCGCCACCCCACCGTCGGCGATCGCGTCGTCATCGGCGCGGGCGCGCGCGTGCTCGGGCCCGTGTATGTCGGGTCGGACTCGCGCATCGGCGCCAATGCGGTGGTCGTCAAGGACGTCCCCAACGGCGCGACCGCGGTCGGCATCCCCGCCAAGGTCAAGGAGCACCCCAAGCCCGCCGAGGCGCACACCGCGGCCTCGTGCGTCGACCAGGGCGACTCCCACGTGCACGCGCCCGGCGACGCCGACGTGCACGAGCCCGCGATGTACTACATCTAGGCGGAACAGGGACGACGCGGCGGCCTCCGGGAGCCGACTCGCGGCCCACGTCAGACCCTGGCGGCCTCGCGCTCGCCCGCGGTCAGCGACTCCGTGCGTCCACGCGTCGCACCGCCGACGAGAAGCCCGATCCCGACGAGCGCGCCGACCGCCTCGCATCCCCACACCACGAGCAGAGACGCGGGCGGCATCCCGTCCACCGCCGAGCCGACGGCACGTCCTATCGCCCACCCCGAGTAGACCGTCGTCGCGAGCACGAGTCCCGCGTGCTCGCCCCTGCGGGTCGCGACCATCGAGGCGAGCACACACGCGGACAGCAGCAGGAAGCCGCCCGGCGCACGCGTCTCGCTGAGCAGGCCGACGTCGTCCCCCAGCGGCACGCCGTTCTGCTCGTGGAACCAGTGCGGCGCGAGCAGCAGCCCCGCGCCGACGTAGCCGGCGATCAGCGCCGACACCCCGAGATAGATCCTCACCGTCGTCATCGAAGACATGGCATCCCCCTGTGTGCTCCTGGCGG comes from the Demequina sp. NBRC 110054 genome and includes:
- a CDS encoding aminotransferase; its protein translation is MADIHAVSWDEARARDISRDTFGIDVQAVRLLGSNEDLNARVTATDGARYVLKISHSGIARDALDAQNAALAHLREVEPRLAAPVALPTVDGSLVRVLAWGAERRAARLLEFVPGQSPTTSARLDADTAARVGAVAGRLTAALATFTHPGLAAGGDWDLREAARVVQDARGHLDAATLADIDCALDGSLERLARRRHELRVQAVHGDVTGDNLVGDASGSVEGVIDFGDLGLGWVVAEAAIAACSLFQHEGDPLGLALAAIEAFDRKMPLTDTEIEALWPAVRVRAAVLVASGGRVLADDPGNTYAKVRVPLERRMLERALETGLDEAELLIRHRLGRMSAPPPALSVMIEGLGAAPVLDLSVPSRVHDSGAFLDPSNARAALLSLATRHGAAVTAYGERRLTAQAGLAGVPSSVALAVEVAVRAGTAVVAPAAGVLHTREGTVLVLDGGSAVRLTGVSPQAADGDRVGLGDMIGVVTGEPGDEGGHRIVSVHHVRDPRLVPPTHVRPSQARAWRDICPDPAPLLGRAPSPLEADEAADLAVRRDAAFARVQEHYYAAPPQIERGWRHHLIDTDGRGYLDMVNNVAILGHGEPRLADAIDAQMRRLNTNSRFHYAAVVELSERLAALAPDGLDTVMLVNSGSEAVDLALRLVQAVTGRGDILALTEAYHGWTVGADAVSTSLGDNPRALETRPAWVHLLDAPNTYRGTHRGPDAPRYLTDVLARLEEMDGAGVALAGFIAEPLFGNGGGIALPDGYLAAVWEAVRARGGLCISDEVQVSYGRLGEHFWGFEQQGVVPDVITVAKAMGNGHPLGAVITTRELAEAFAVEGSFFSSAGGSPVSCVVGTTVLDVLEADGLQENARVVGGLLADGLRSLASAHPTLGAIHGMGLYLGVEVIAGGPDAPDATAAREICEALLDEGVIVQPTGDHKNVLKIKPPMTIDAPAVERFLAALDRVLTWRESRAQL
- a CDS encoding SRPBCC family protein translates to MAAVPYIEEYTVEGFVRASALELWNLLTDPIDFARSRGDITEIEVLDGVMGETGCRTRTKHKVGKTEFIVTEETLEAEKPRLLVKQALNAQMTSTSRWQIEDAEGGAKVTVTSTLEARLGMIQRWAIKRQSMQRERSAIDAVRDQCEEYSAFFDKRRENLGFDI
- a CDS encoding DUF1761 domain-containing protein; the protein is MEWLSFGDVSWLGVLLAFVASFIFGWLWYSQWAFFPVWARLGNLDLEKLQNANMGPVFGQMILGNVLGILALAMLMAGLGASGPVDGLVLGLIVGLAFRTGAHLIHNGFAQRPAGITLIDAAHDTLALALAGLVLGFFM
- a CDS encoding aldo/keto reductase, whose product is MTLGSLDLSNAPLALGGNVFGWTADADASFSVLDGFVNGGGLLIDTADVYSAWAPGHAGGESESVIGAWLEAHGRRDDVLIATKVSEHSEFSGLSAATIRAAAEASLKRLGTDRIDLYYAHFDHDDPIEETAEAFSKLVDDGLVREIGISNFSAERIDAWLAAADAHGLHKPVALQPHYNLMERDFEGALRDAAVRHGLGVLPYWGLAKGFLTGKYREAESAVDSPRAAEASAYLDDRGRRVLAALDRVALEHEAEVASVALAWLKAQPTVAAPIASARNASQLDTLLASMRLELNEADVQALTEASA
- the cysK gene encoding cysteine synthase A, translated to MARIYDDATKLIGNTPLVRINKLTEGVGATVLGKLEFYNPANSVKDRLGVAIVDAAEASGELQPGGTIVEATSGNTGIALAMVGAARGYNVVITMPETMSKERRALLRAFGAELILTPGAEGMAGALNAAEKVLAERPGAIPAKQFANAANPEIHRKTTAEEIWADTDGEVDIVVAGIGTGGTITGVGEVLKAKKPSVQIVAVEPAESPILNGGQAGPHKIQGIGPNFVPEILNTEIYDEVFDVDAETAIATSRAAARQEGLLVGISSGAALHAAIEVGKRPENAGKTIVAIIPSFGERYLSSVLYSDLMD
- a CDS encoding DUF4345 domain-containing protein — protein: MSSMTTVRIYLGVSALIAGYVGAGLLLAPHWFHEQNGVPLGDDVGLLSETRAPGGFLLLSACVLASMVATRRGEHAGLVLATTVYSGWAIGRAVGSAVDGMPPASLLVVWGCEAVGALVGIGLLVGGATRGRTESLTAGEREAARV
- the cysE gene encoding serine O-acetyltransferase; this encodes MTDKPRGLALMAEDVRAAKDRDPAAPSSFVIWVSYQGVHAVWYHRVAHWLWLRGRRSFARLISQHARHMTGIEIHPGAQLGRRVFIDHGMGVVIGETAVVGDDVLMFNNINLGGTSMSHGKRHPTVGDRVVIGAGARVLGPVYVGSDSRIGANAVVVKDVPNGATAVGIPAKVKEHPKPAEAHTAASCVDQGDSHVHAPGDADVHEPAMYYI